The Lacrimispora xylanolytica genome has a segment encoding these proteins:
- a CDS encoding TetR/AcrR family transcriptional regulator has protein sequence MSAQKNNTRQDLLEAGMQEFMKYGYDGASLRRIAKEASVTTGAIYGYFPSKEALFDELTGEAADGLLEMYLQAHKEFAKLPPELQANALDDISDQSAPAIVNYVYDRFDIFKLLFLKSSTGWCDSYLDQLAEIEEASSWEFIKVMKSLGHEVMDIDSTLIHIISRSFFLQLLEFVSHDVPREKALSYACALVRFQHAGWKKIMGL, from the coding sequence ATGAGCGCTCAGAAAAACAATACCCGCCAGGACCTGTTGGAGGCGGGAATGCAGGAGTTTATGAAATACGGGTATGATGGAGCTTCCCTTCGAAGAATCGCGAAAGAGGCTTCTGTGACGACAGGAGCCATATACGGCTATTTTCCCAGTAAGGAAGCGTTGTTTGATGAATTAACAGGGGAAGCAGCTGATGGGCTTTTGGAGATGTACCTGCAGGCACATAAAGAGTTTGCCAAGCTGCCGCCCGAATTACAGGCAAATGCGTTAGATGATATTTCAGACCAATCAGCGCCTGCTATTGTCAATTACGTTTATGATCGATTTGACATATTTAAGCTGCTTTTCTTAAAAAGCAGTACCGGGTGGTGTGACAGCTATCTGGACCAGCTGGCGGAAATAGAGGAAGCCTCAAGCTGGGAGTTTATCAAAGTGATGAAATCACTGGGGCATGAGGTGATGGATATTGACAGTACCTTAATCCACATCATATCACGTTCCTTTTTTCTCCAGCTGCTGGAGTTTGTATCACATGATGTTCCCAGAGAAAAGGCGCTTTCTTATGCCTGCGCACTGGTACGGTTCCAGCACGCTGGCTGGAAGAAAATTATGGGGCTTTGA